The nucleotide sequence GCTCCAGAACCCCGTAATATCGCTATAGAAACCATCATTCCTAATAAAAAAGGTAGAAGAGAAAACGCCATATTGATGCCTTCTTTCCCACCTTCTACGAAACTTTCATAGGTCGGAACCTTCTTCCAGGTGGCAACCACTAACACGATTAAAATGATACATGGTATGATCCATGTGCTTAGGGTCGTAATCAGTGTCATCCTTTATTTTTCCGCACCCTTCTATAGTGGAATAACCGATCAATGAGTATAGCAGCCATGGTGGAAATCAATGTCGCCATAATCGTAGTACCGACTATTTCTGTCGGTGCTACCGATTCATATTTCATTCGGATCGCGATAACGGTTGTCGGAATTAACGTTAAGCTCGATGTGTTAATGGCTAAGAAGGTAATCATGGAACGACTTGCCTTGTCTGATTGACTAATCTGTTTCATTTGCTCCATTGCTTTGATTCCCATTGGAGTTGCAGCATTCCCTAGACCGAACAGGTTGGCCGTGAAATTAGATAAAATGTATCCCATTGCTGGATGATCTTTTGGTATTTCTGGAAACAATCTTGTAACAAATGGTTTAAAAAAACGAGTCAACAATGATAATAAACCCGCTTCCTCTGCTACTTTCATAATCCCTAACCAAAAGACAAGTACACTAATTAATCCAATTGAAAGCGTTACAGCTTCATCTGCCCCTTCAAAAAGGGCTTGATTCACTTGATCCATCGTCCCATTGAACATGGCATACAGAATGCCAACTATAGCCATAAAAGCCCAGATTAAGTTAACCATCTGCCTGAGCCCCAGTCATTTTCTTCAATACTTGAACGACTTGATTCCAAAATCCTAAAGTCTCCTCTGGTTGCGCTTCTGAATAAATAGAGGTGGACGTGATCGGCTTCCCATCTATACGAAATATCTTTTTTCCGATGACGTCTCCGGGATCATCTTCTGCGGCTCCTTTTTCAATAAAGGTTTCCGATGTCAACTTTTCGTTTTCTTCCTCTGTTAATGGATAAAGAATATCATCATGAATAAAACCTTTGACTATATCATCACTACCTTGCATCGAATACGATTGAATTCCTTCTTCTTGAAGTTTTTTCATATTGTAGTTCTCAAACCCCCAGTTAAATAAACCCATATGATCTTTCCAATCATCTGGACCATCCAAAGTAACTACAATAAGTTTCATTCCATCCTTTTCTGCAGTAGAAACGAGCGTACGTCCTGCTTGTTTTGTATAACCCGTTTTCCCTCCAGTACTGTACTCATAATATCTAGTAAGAAGCTTATTCTTGTTCCCCCAAGCAAATTGGCGAGACTCTGCCTTGTAGGACTTCGCACTTGTAATTTCTTGAAAGGTTTTATTATTCATTGCATGGCGCATTAATAAGGCCATATCATAAGCGGTCGAATAGTGGGTCTCCGAATCTAACCCATGCGGATTGTCGAAGTGGCTATTGGTCATCCCTAACCATTGCGCTTTTTGATTCATCAAATGAACGAAGCCCTCTACACTTCCTCCCACATGTTCGGCAATGGCAACCGCTGCATCGTTCCCCGAACGAAGCATGAGACCATACACGAGATCTTTTAATTTCATTTTTTCGCCTTCTTCTAAATAGATAGAAGATCCTTCTGTATAAACCGATCGTCGGCTGGCAGTAACCGTTTCATCCAACATTCCAGATTCTACCGCTACGATAGCGGTCATGATTTTCGTAATGCTGGCAATAAGATGTTGGTCATTTGCTGCCTTTTCAAAAAGTACTCGTCCCGTATTTTGTTCCATTAGTACTGCGTTTCGAGCAGAAACCCCTGGTTTAGCAATCGTTTGAACGGGTTGTACGAGCAATGCAATCACACTTATACAAACGAGTAGTATTCCAATTCGCTTCAATGTGGTACCTCCCAACCTTCCCAATGTCTTTACAATCTTATGCAAAAAGGACATGCATATGACTGGTAATGAACTTTTCATCACAATAAATTGGGCAAAATGAAGCAAAAAGAAAACTAACCCAAAATTATGGATTAGTTTTTTTCATCGTCATTCTCTTGTTCCTTAAATTTCTGGAAGAATAAATCAGCGTCTTGCTCTACATCGATATCGGTTACTTCTTCTGGTAATGGTGGTAGCTCGTCGATTGACTTTAAGCCAAAATATGTAAGAAAATCCTTCGACGTTCCGTACATAATCGGTCGTCCTACCCCTTCTTTTCTACCCTTTTCTTCGATTAGAGATCTGGAGACAAGTGTTTGAACCGGTCGATCACTTTTCACTCCACGTATTTCTTCAATTTCTGTTCTCGTAATTGGCTGCTGGTACGCAATAATCGCCAATGTTTCCAAGGCCGCTTGGGATAACTTCGAAACATGTGGAGATTCTAATAATCGTTGGTAGTAAATAGAATGTTCTGGTTTAGTCGTTAGATGATACGTTCGATTCGATTCCATGAGCGTAATCCCTCGTTCCGTATGCTCATAATCAAATTGTAGTTCCTCTAAAATATGTGCAATCGTCTTTTCATCTAGTTGCAAAATATTTACCATTTGTTTGATTGAAAGTCCATCGTCTCCAGTTGCAAAAAGGAGTCCTTCCACAACCGCTTTATAGCCTGCCATTTCCATCTAGTTTTCCCCCATTTGATACACCAGTAATTCGTCGAAGTGCTTTTCTTGGACACAGTATATCTCTTTTACCTTCATAAGCTCTAATATGGCGATAAAGGTGACAACAATATGTGACTTCGTTGGTTCAGGAAAAAGACTCGTGAATCGAACTCCATCTTTACTCCGTCTGACGATATCCATTACTTCTTCCATTCTTTGTGAAATCGGTATTTCCGCTCTTTGAATGGTCGTGTCCATTGGTTGTTGCCATTTTTTCCGTTCAAAAACTTTGGACATCGCCGCAATCATATCGTAAATGGATAGTTCACCGCGAACGACAGGTGGTCGCTCGCTCCTATTATCAAATACTTGAGGTGGCCTCGTAAATATTTGATTAGATTCAGATTCCCTTTCCTGTAATTGCCCTGCTGCTTCTTTATAACGGCGATATTCGATCAAGCGGCGCATTAATTCTTCTCTGGGATCCTCTTGGTACTCCTCATCTTCCGCTTCCAATTCTTGATTAGGCAGCAACAATTGGCTTTTAATCGCTAACAACGTTGCAGCCATTACTAAATATTCACTTGCTATATTCAACTCAAGCTGTTGCATCGTATGAATATAGTTCATATATTGCTTGGTAATCTCCGCAACAGGAATATCGTATATATCAATTTCATATTGATTTATTAAATGTAACAATAAATCAAGGGGTCCTTCAAAATTATCTATTTTTACGAGATAGGATTGATCCATATCGTTTACTTCCTTCCATCTACTACAGAATTACTCTGATGCTGAAGATTGTTATGAATTTCATCGGACTTTTTTGAGCATCCTTTACTTGGACAATCAAGCCTTCTCTTATCATATACAAAAAACTAGCCCTACAACAAGGGCTAGTTTGTGATTTTTTGTCGAGTTATGTATCTTCACGCTTTTGAAGCCTATCTAAATAAGCCTGTGTAGAAGAATTAGCTACTACCTTATAATCTTGATACATGTCTTTAATTCCTTCAATCATCTTTCTTCCGATTCCTAAGCTACGATGCGAAGGATTCACGGATATATGCTGCACAAGCACTTCCTGATCGGCTGGAAAAATAACGCCGACTGCTCCAAGTATATCCTCTTCTTTCCATAAAAATAGCTGCCAATTCGGGTTTGTTTCATACTCTTTCATTGTATGCTGTAATTTCTTTACTTCTTTTTCTTCAGGCATAAAAGACAGAAGACCCATTGCTATTTTTTCAAAACTTTTCTTGTACCTAATTAGCATATAAACCCCTCTTTATGGACATAACTTGCTATCCATATTCAGATTGTAAATCTATTAAAGACGGAATGGACATAGTTTGTCAAATCCTGTTTCTCTTAAAATACAAAAATAAACCAATAAGCGAAACCCCAAATAGTCCCAAGCACTAATATTATGGTAAATAAGATCCAATTTTTCTTTTTTATATTCAACAATGATCCTTCCTTTTCTCATGGTCCTTTGTTAAATCATACTACGATTTCTTAGAAAAGTCATGGTTGTATCGGACTGTCTTCCAGAGGATGGATGCAACTTTATACCCATCTGACTCCTGCATCGCAACTTTAAATGGGATAAGGTTTACCAAACAAAGCCATAAATTAAACAGACTTCCTAAATGGATGAACGGAAGAGAAATCCAATATGTTCCGAGAAAGATTAGTAAATTCAATAATGGACCAGCTAATGATATCCATACTAGTTCGAAACGATTAAAAGCCTGTTCCTTGTGATAGTTTGAATATCCACCTAAGAAAAAGAAACGATTCACTTCCACACGGAAATTGTTTTGTTTCCAAGCAAATATGGACTTGCCCCTCCCAACAGACAGCTCCACTTGGTCAGCTCTACATATTCTAGCTGCAAAGCAATGACCCGCTTCATGGAGTATGATACTCAGTGGTCCGATGACGATAATGAATACGAGTAAGCCAAGCATATCTTTTCCTTTCCAATTCCATATTAATCCTTTTCCTTATCCTACCATACTTCTCTTTCTATGAAATGACTTCTCCATGACTTTTTTATGAAAAACATAAAGGGTCTGGGACAAAACTATAATTTCCATTCTAAAGGATCGATTACAAGATATGATCCTTAGAATGTTCATTTTCAATGGTTGGATCTTATACACATTTGATATAAATTGCGACACAAGAGAAGTTTACAAAAATACCATCGGTTAGAAAAACTGCTCGATTTTGGGTACGAAGTTGATCTCCTTTGCGGAAAGCGGAGTATTCTGCCGGAGCGCGGCATCAAGCTTCACTTCATTACTTTTTCAATAAATTATTAATTAAAGTTACGTTGCAATTTATATATTTTTAGCATCAATATTTTCAAACGCTCCCAAAAAATAAAAATCCGAACTGATTCGAATTCTAATGGAAGAATTTTGAAACCATAGTTCGGATTATAAGATACTTTTACAGGATATCCTGTTGCCTTCATCCGTCCAGTGAAGAACTGAACTACACAGACGTTGTGACTGAAAAACTTTGAAATGAAACTTTGCTAATCCACGCCTTAAGGCTTTGATTAGCAAAGTTTTCTTTTATATTAAACCGTTTCTACACGCACTTTCTTCATTTCGTCCCCTTGTTGAATACGAAGGACGGTATCCAATCCCTCGATGACTTGGCCAAACACCGTGTGAACGCCATCCAGATGTGGTTGTGATTCATGAACTAAGAAAAATTGACTTCCACCTGTATCTTTTCCGGCATGTGCCATAGATAAAGCGCCAGCCACGTGTTTGTGAGGGTTGCCTTCTGTTTCACATTTTATTGTGTAACCAGGTCCACCTGCACCTGTTCCCGTAGGATCTCCACCTTGGGCAACAAATCCCGGAATAACTCTATGAAAAGTTACCCCATCGTAAAACCCGTCATTTGCTAGTTTTTCAAAGTTAGCTACTGTGTTTGGTGCTGCATCCTCATACATTTCAATAACAATTTTTTCTCCATTTTCAAACTCAATTGTTGCTTGCTTCATTCAAAACGCCTCCATTGTATGCATATTGTAAATCATTGCGAGTTAAATCCTCATAGGTTTCACGTCGGATCACGAGCTGGTCTTGACCATCTTCTACAAAAACAACCGCCGCTTTCGGGAAACGATTATAGTGGTTAGACATCGAATAGCCATAAGCGCCCGTACTAAATACAGCTAACAGATCACCATGCGTAATCTCTGGAACGTCTATATCCCAGATGAGCATATCACCTGATTCACAGCATTTTCCTGCAATCGATACTTGCTCTTTCAGATCTAGATTCATTTTATTGGCTACAACTGCTTGATATTTCGCTTGATACAAAGCAGGTCGAAGGTTATCCGTCATTCCACCATCAACCGACACGTATTTCCGGATACCAGGGATGTTTTTGATAGCTCCCATCGTATAGATGGTTACACAGGCATTCCCTACAATGGAGCGACCAGGTTCAATCCAAATTTCTGGTACTGGCAATTTTAATTGCTCTGCTTGTTGTTTCACTTCAGATACAAGTGCTTCTACATATTCAACGAGTGGTAGTGGCTCGTCCTCTGCTGTATAGCGAATCCCAAAGCCTCCACCAAGGTTTAATACTTCTGGTGTGTAATCATAGACTTGGCTCCACTGATGTAACGAATCAAACAATCGGCGCACAGCCATGACGAAGCCATCTGTTTCAAATATTTGTGAGCCTATATGGCAGTGCAATCCTTTCACATTCAATAAAGGGGATGCATTAGCAAGTAGAAATGCTTGTTCTGCCTGACCGTTTGTTAAATCAAAGCCGAATTTGGAGTCTTCATTTCCTGTTAAAATATAGTCGTGGGTGTGTGCTTCAATTCCAGGAGTAACACGAAGTAATACGTCCATCGACGTATTATTTTCTTCTAAAATTTCCTTCAGGATTTCAATCTCATAAAAGTTATCAATGACAATACAACCAATTCCATACTGAACGGCCATTTCTAACTCTTCTCGACTTTTATTATTCCCATGCATATGAATCTTTTCTACAGGGAAATTGGCTTGTAAAGCTGTGTACAATTCTCCTTGGGATACAACATCTAGGCTTAAACCCTCTTGCTCGGCAACCTGGAGCATCGCCACAGACGAAAAAGCTTTGCTTGCGTATGCAACTTGGTAGTCGACGCCTAGTCGTTTAAATGTTTCCACAAATGCTCTTGCATTTTTTCGAATGACAGAAACATCATACACAAAAAGTGGTGTTCCGTACTTATGGGCCAACTCGACCGCGTCCATTCCACCTATTTCTAAGTGGCCATTTTGATTCGTTGGAAAGGGATAGTCCATGTTATGTTCCTCCTTGCCCTATGCCTTCTGATCTATTAATATCCTCCCCTAAAAAATCCCTTATCCTCCCTGAAAAGTAACACTTAAACAGATGGGATAAGGGACTTTATGGATGAAAAGTTCATCATCATTTACCATCTAAAAACGTTGAAAGTTTCATGTTAAGGATACAGCTAATTTACCATAATGCGTGGTCCCATTCAACATTAAACCTTTTTCGGTTGACGATAGTTGTTTCGAGGATGAACAATACTTGGACGATCCTTGGACATAGGAACCGATACTCGAACTAGTATTTGTATCAAAGCTTTTGCGTTAAAAGGAAGGAATGGCCATAAATAAGGTGTCTTTAACGATTTAATGTGTGCGAGTAACAAGATATAAAGGGTAAACCCAATCGCAAATCCTTTCACACCAAAGAAGGAAGTTAATATCAGTAGTGCAACCCTCGACATTTTATTTGCAACACTTAATTCATAACTCGGTGTCGCAAAAGTTCCTATTGCACTTATTGACACATACAAGATTACCTCAGCTGTAAACAAACCTACGTCGATGGCGATTTGCCCAATTAACGTAGCTGCAATTAATCCCATAGCCGTAGCCAGTGGTGTCGGTGTATGGATAGCCGCCATTCGCATAAATTCCAAACCGATATCCGCTAGAATGATTTGAATGACAATCGGAATGTTACCTTGCTCATTCGGTCCGATGAAGGACAAATCTTTTGGTAATAACGAAGGTTCCATTGCTAACAATAACCAAAAAGGAAGCAAGAAAACGGAAGCAATAATCCCGGCAAAACGAATCCAACGAATAAAGGTACCAACAGCGGGAGATTGGCGATACTCCTCTGCGTGTTGGACATGGTGAAAGTATGTCGTTGGTGTAATGATTAAACTTGGTGACGTATCAACCATAATTAAAACATGTCCCTCTAACAAATGAGTGGATGCAACATCTGGCCTCTCCGTGTAACGAACTAGCGGAAAAGGATTGAAGCCTTGCTTCACTAAAAACTCTTCCACCGTTTTGTCCGCCATTGTGATTCCATCAATTTCAATATGCTTGATTTCATCCTTAATTAATTTGATTAAACCTGGATCGGCAACATCATCTAAGTAGGCGATACATATATCCGTTTTGGACCTCTCACCAACCTTTACAATTTCGTGACGTAATCTCTCGTCTCGTACTCTTCTTCTTGTTAATGCGGTGTTTTCCACAATATTCTCTGTAAAACCATCTCTTGACCCACGAATGACTTTTTCTGTATCGGGTTCTTGAGGCGTTCGTCCCGGGTAGCTTCTTACATCAATGATATACCCGTATTCTTCCCCATCAATCAAAATGACAATTAATCCCGTTAATAATTGATCAACGACTTCATCCATCGATTCGACTCTTGTGACTTGTTGATGAATTAACCTATTTTCAACCAATTCTCCAACTTTATTAGAGCTTCGATCCGATTCATTTATCTCTAATAACTTTTTCATAAGTTCTACAATAACTGGTGTTTCACAAAGTCCAGTCAGATAATAAAGATTTAATTGTTTTTTTAAAATTGTGAAATCGCGTACTCCAACATCAAAGGAAGTCCCTAGTCCAACTCGTTCTTCCATAAACGTTTTATTCTCTTTTAATTTTGAAGATATAGAAGTCTTAATACTATTTTTATTTCTATTCATCATTTCCTCCCCTTTCCAGAATTAGTTCAATTGCTTTTCTAGTGATAGGAGATCCTTTTTTTATATCATCACGTCCATACATCTTGCCGATATCCCCGATTGCTACGACTATCGGCAAATCTATCTGGTCCAAAGCATATACCGTATCCCCATTAATTCGCCCGACATCCTCAATGGGAATCCCTTCTTTATCCACACCGTTCGCCGTTAAATTCCCTTCGTTATCAATAGCAAATGTAAATCTCGTCCATTCTAAGTTTTTCGTATGAGACGCGACAGCAATTGCTCCAATGATTTCAATAGTAGAATCCTTGTACATATCTATTAATATGTGCTCGCCCGCACCGATTCCGTGCCAACCAGCATCATCCACTAATACAAAGACGAGGTCAGATCGAGCAGATTTTACAGCCTCCATCACTTCCTTTGAACTAGCTTTTGTAGGGTTATCGGATAAATGAGATAAACAAGTTCCTCCGAACAGCGGTGCCAAGTAATCCATCGTTTTTCGAGCATACTCATCCCCATCCGTGATAACGATCACTTGTTTCCTATTGCTCATTCAAACCTATCCTTTCTATATGAGAGGGTGCTTATTTTACAAAAAAGACCCATTGGAAAAGGGAACCAAAAATTTTCCCAAATACGATGGCCATTAAAAACCAAAGTATATGTATTTCCATTCCAACTCTTTTCGCTAACAACGGGAATACATTTAACACTTCTGTCAGTGCAGCGGCCAACATGCCTATAAAAATACCGTGCAGAGCGCCCCAAATGACGATAAATGGTTTTGAAACATAAAACTGAGCATCTGTAAATGCTAGATATACGCCAAACAGAGCTCCAAGAATAACCGCAAGTTCTATGATCTTGACATAGTCATACGTCTTACTTAATTGAATCAATCGCGGAATAATACCCAATACGGTTAAAAATGCGACGAAACCAGTACCAACAACTAGACCAGAGGCAAAACCGATAAATATCTCAGCGATGGCGGGAACGAACATCTGGAACATTCATTTCATTTTCATGGTGACTAATATACTGGTCTAAATCTTGTTGGTATTTAAACATTTCCACTTCAAGCGGACTAGGTTCCTCGTTAAACCGCTTTTTAAACAAGTGATTAAAAAATAAAATCATACCGACTCCAAGCCCAATTGAATAAGGTATTTGAAGCCATAACGGCTGGTCCACTTGTTTTCCGGTTATTAAAAAATGGAGCTTCTGTTGAACCTCCTGCATACTCACATCATAATGAAAATTCATGATTGCCATCGCTGATCCAACAAATAATAAAAGCCAGATCATAGATGCTAAGACAATCGATGGAGCCTTTGTTTGTTTCTGTAAATATAAAATCGTTTGAGTCGGTCCCACTAGCTGTAAATCACAGTCAGGGAATTGCTGTTGGAGCTTCTCTAGAATAAGGAAACCATCCAATACTCTTACGGGGTCTTTCTTATGGATAGTGAAGTCTATAAACGTGTTTTCTACTCTCCGTTTCAGGACTGAACTAGAAGCGATTAATGCAATATCCTTCATCTGTAGTTGTTTGTTTGGGGTTACTTCTAGCTTTTTTTTCAATCTAATATAGACAATTTCCAAGGGAGTCTCCTCCTTTTAACTAGTTCTAGTATGGATGGAAATGGCTTAGTTCATGCACAGAGCATTCAGATTCTCTTCTTTGACCATAAAAAATCACCTGTTGCATCGCAACAGGTGATTCCTTTATACCCCTATTTGTTCTTTTATATATTCTAGAATTCTCTTTTCAAGCCTGGACACTTGTACTTGAGAAATACCTAATCGTTCTGCGACCTCAGACTGGGTTTTGTCCTTATAGTACCGAAGATAAACGATGAGACGTTCACGTTCTTCTAGATTTCGTATTGCTTCTTGTAGAGCAATCTTATCAAACCACTTCGTATCTTGATCGGCAATTTGATCAAGCAATGTAATTGGGTCGCCGTCATTCTCATACACCGTTTCGTGAATCGAATGAGGAAGCTTCCCGGCTTCTTGCGCATGAACGACTTCCTCTGGAGATAATTCCAATTCAACAGCCAACTCATTGATGGTAGGAGATCTCCCCATTTTTTTCGTAAGCTCATCCTTTTTCTTTCGGATTTTATTTCCGATTTCTTTTAAGGATCTACTTACTTTGACACTTCCATCATCGCGAATAAACCGCTGAATTTCTCCAATTATCATCGGGACTGCATAGGTCGAAAACCGAACGTCGTAGGACAGGTCAAATTTATCAATAGATTTTAAAAGTCCGATACAACCGATTTGAAATAAATCATCTGGGTCATATCCTCTATTGATAAACCGTTGAACAACAGACCAAACAAGACGAACATTACGTTCCACTAAAATATCACGGGCCATCTGATCGCCTTGCTGGCTATCATAAATGTATTTTTTTACTTGCTCGTCTGTCAGCTGTTCCTCTTTTTTGGATTTTTTAAGGTTTATTTCCATAGGCATCCCCTAATTGCATAAGGTTTTACTCTTTTTTAGTTGTTTAATCAGCTTGACAGTCGTCCCTTGTCCAGGTACTGAAATAACCTCCAGCTTATCCATAAAGTTTTCCATAATCGTAAAACCCATTCCTGAGCGTTCTAATTCTGGCTTTGACGTATAAAGAGGCTGAATGGCTTCTTCTACATTCAAGATTCCAATACCGTCATCTTGTATGATTAGTTCTACCACATCATCTTGAAGCGTACACTTAATCTCGATCATCTTATCTGTTTCGTTATTGTACCCGTGAATAATAGAATTCGTAACAGCTTCCGAAACAACGGTCTTAATTTCTGTCAGTTCATCCACCGTAGGATCAAGCTGCGCAACAAATGCTGCAACTGTTACTCTTGCGAATGCTTCATTGGAACTCACACTACTAAATTCTAAATGCATTGTATTTTTCATGAAGCTACCCCCAAGCTTAGCAAAGCAAATTCTTCCGTTTCTTCTAGTCGAATAATTTTAAACAAACCGGACATATCAAACAGTCGTTTAACAGCAGGAGAAATGGCACAAACAACCATTTCGCCACCAGCTTGTGTGACTTCTTTATATCGTCCTAATATTACACCAAGCCCGGAGCTATCCATAAAGGCTAAATCTCCTAGATTTAATACGACGTGCTCTGTGTTCGATTCACGAATGGCCATTTGCCATTCTGTTTTTAAATTTTCGGCAGCATGATGGTCTAATTCACCAGTTAACCGCACCAGTAATACATTTTCTTTCTTCGTAAATTTAACAGAAAGACTCACTACTGATTCCTCCTTCTTGTTCCTGTAGTGAATCCTTTCTTCTTTTATCTAGCAAAATCCTGCCCTCCGACAAAAGAAGTGGGAAATCGAAAAAAGTTCCTATGAAGGTTCGATTTTCAACATATTGTCCATGGATTTCTTAAATAATCTCCAGAAACTCGCATTATCTACATCCTCTTCGACAACAATCTGTGTTTCAGAGAGTAATTTATTGTCTTTTAGCACTTCTAACGTCCCTACTTTGTCACCTTTTTTAAGAGGGAGCACTATATCGGATTTCATTTTTACTTTCGTCTCAATATTTTCTAGCTTTTCTCCTTTTTTATGAACAACAGAGATAGATTCATCTGTGACAACTCGAACTTTATCCTTTGCCGCTTTAATCATTTCTAAATTTGTAACAGGTTGATTGCTATCGAATAGCTTCTTGGTTGCAAATTGACTGAATGCATAATCAAGCATTTCCGTTACATCACTGTTTCTCTTCTTTGTAGTATCAGCACCCATCGCGACGGTAATTACTCTCATATTGTTCTTCTTCGCCGTTGCGGTTAAACAATATTTGGCTTCAGAGGTATAACCCGTTTTCAGTCCGTCAACACCATCGTAAAACTTCACGAGTTTATTTGTATTTACTAACCAAAATTCATCCTCTGTACCTTCCCTTAAGTATCCATCGTACATACTTGTATATTCTGTAATCTCTTCATGTTTTAATAAGGCTTTTGCCATTACAGCCATATCGTAAGCTGTGCTGTAATGATCCTTTGCTGGAAGACCTGTTGGGTTTTTAAAGTGTGTATTCTCGAGACCAAGTTTTTTCACTTTGTCATTCATCATTTTGACAAACGTCTTTTCACTACCTGCAATATGCTCTGCTAAAGCTACACTCGCATCATTCCCAGACGCAATGGCTACTCCTTTCAACAAATCTTTTACAGACATTTCTTCCCCTTCCTCTAAAAAGATTTGCGAACCACCCATAGAAGCCGCATGCTCACTAACTCGAACCGTTTCATCTAGTTTGATTTGACCCTCTTCCAATGCTTCCATAATTAGTAAAAGCGTCATAATTTTCGTCATACTAGCAGGTGGCAATACTTCATGCGCGCTTTTTTCATATAAAATTTTTCCGGTATCACGTTCTATTAAAATGGCTGACTTGGAGTTCTCTGCTAAATTTAAATCATCCTTTTCCTTTACCTTTTCTTCCGCTTGGATAGGTTGGAGTCCAATCAAGCCTATACTTATGACCATAATGCATTTTAGAAAGAATTTCTTCATGA is from Radiobacillus kanasensis and encodes:
- a CDS encoding stage V sporulation protein AE; translated protein: MSNRKQVIVITDGDEYARKTMDYLAPLFGGTCLSHLSDNPTKASSKEVMEAVKSARSDLVFVLVDDAGWHGIGAGEHILIDMYKDSTIEIIGAIAVASHTKNLEWTRFTFAIDNEGNLTANGVDKEGIPIEDVGRINGDTVYALDQIDLPIVVAIGDIGKMYGRDDIKKGSPITRKAIELILERGGNDE
- a CDS encoding stage V sporulation protein AB, whose translation is MFQMFVPAIAEIFIGFASGLVVGTGFVAFLTVLGIIPRLIQLSKTYDYVKIIELAVILGALFGVYLAFTDAQFYVSKPFIVIWGALHGIFIGMLAAALTEVLNVFPLLAKRVGMEIHILWFLMAIVFGKIFGSLFQWVFFVK
- a CDS encoding stage V sporulation protein AA codes for the protein MEIVYIRLKKKLEVTPNKQLQMKDIALIASSSVLKRRVENTFIDFTIHKKDPVRVLDGFLILEKLQQQFPDCDLQLVGPTQTILYLQKQTKAPSIVLASMIWLLLFVGSAMAIMNFHYDVSMQEVQQKLHFLITGKQVDQPLWLQIPYSIGLGVGMILFFNHLFKKRFNEEPSPLEVEMFKYQQDLDQYISHHENEMNVPDVRSRHR
- the sigF gene encoding RNA polymerase sporulation sigma factor SigF, which translates into the protein MEINLKKSKKEEQLTDEQVKKYIYDSQQGDQMARDILVERNVRLVWSVVQRFINRGYDPDDLFQIGCIGLLKSIDKFDLSYDVRFSTYAVPMIIGEIQRFIRDDGSVKVSRSLKEIGNKIRKKKDELTKKMGRSPTINELAVELELSPEEVVHAQEAGKLPHSIHETVYENDGDPITLLDQIADQDTKWFDKIALQEAIRNLEERERLIVYLRYYKDKTQSEVAERLGISQVQVSRLEKRILEYIKEQIGV
- the spoIIAB gene encoding anti-sigma F factor, coding for MKNTMHLEFSSVSSNEAFARVTVAAFVAQLDPTVDELTEIKTVVSEAVTNSIIHGYNNETDKMIEIKCTLQDDVVELIIQDDGIGILNVEEAIQPLYTSKPELERSGMGFTIMENFMDKLEVISVPGQGTTVKLIKQLKKSKTLCN
- the spoIIAA gene encoding anti-sigma F factor antagonist, with amino-acid sequence MSLSVKFTKKENVLLVRLTGELDHHAAENLKTEWQMAIRESNTEHVVLNLGDLAFMDSSGLGVILGRYKEVTQAGGEMVVCAISPAVKRLFDMSGLFKIIRLEETEEFALLSLGVAS
- a CDS encoding D-alanyl-D-alanine carboxypeptidase family protein; translated protein: MKKFFLKCIMVISIGLIGLQPIQAEEKVKEKDDLNLAENSKSAILIERDTGKILYEKSAHEVLPPASMTKIMTLLLIMEALEEGQIKLDETVRVSEHAASMGGSQIFLEEGEEMSVKDLLKGVAIASGNDASVALAEHIAGSEKTFVKMMNDKVKKLGLENTHFKNPTGLPAKDHYSTAYDMAVMAKALLKHEEITEYTSMYDGYLREGTEDEFWLVNTNKLVKFYDGVDGLKTGYTSEAKYCLTATAKKNNMRVITVAMGADTTKKRNSDVTEMLDYAFSQFATKKLFDSNQPVTNLEMIKAAKDKVRVVTDESISVVHKKGEKLENIETKVKMKSDIVLPLKKGDKVGTLEVLKDNKLLSETQIVVEEDVDNASFWRLFKKSMDNMLKIEPS